In one Arachis duranensis cultivar V14167 chromosome 9, aradu.V14167.gnm2.J7QH, whole genome shotgun sequence genomic region, the following are encoded:
- the LOC110275378 gene encoding uncharacterized protein LOC110275378 produces the protein MQLQSGDPGDTLPAHGAGMTPSITHGGNSPFWLNPVGVEGGGTNFFLGRKCIEQFYTTQGCSGHTPQPSAHATSPSLGNPNAWKNEDLFERWLTQNVVGRMASKGKHGSVPKE, from the exons ATGCAATTGCAGAGTGGCGACCCTGGTGACACTCTCCCGGCGCATGGAGCTGGGATGACTCCGTCTATCACTCATGGGGGTAACAGTCCATTTTGGCTAAACCCCGTCGGTGTAGAGGGTGGTGGCACTAACTTTTTCCTCGGCAGGAAATGCATCGAGCAATTTTACACCACACAAGGCTGCTCGGGGCATACTCCGCAGCCGTCTGCACATGCTACCAGCCCCAGCTTAGGGAACCCGAATGCTTGGAAAAATGAGGATTTGTTTGAGAGGTGGCTCACACAG AATGTTGTCGGTCGAATGGCCAGCAAAGGAAAGCATGGAAGTGTCCCGAAGGAATGA
- the LOC107467172 gene encoding transcription factor bHLH113 isoform X2, with translation MEAKVDFEVDNLTTATGSSSFSQLLFGDDDDHHQHALGFAATVDHLPLFSIDKPPKMLSFGDFHHLQEQQQQPHLLLPETNATPQKSVITSSDSSSASSCNHTTTAINSMSKTNKKRNWPGLQPIVKVPNSNNKKNKTENPPSSTSSGHAKKKEKLGERIAALQQLVSPFGKTDTASVLHEAMGYIRFLHDQVQVLCSPYLQRLPSSSSSPSSFQHQCGEEEGVKEDKRDLKSMGLCLIPLQSTLHVSSTNGADFWSPAGAANNVTPYAK, from the exons ATGGAGGCCAAGGTTGATTTTGAGGTGGACAATTTGACCACAGCTACAGGGAGCAGTAGTTTCTCTCAACTACTCTTCGGAGATGACGATGATCATCATCAACATGCATTGGGTTTTGCTGCCACTGTGGACCATCTCCCTCTTTTCTCCATTGACAAGCCACCCAAAATGCTCTCTTTTGGAGACTTTCACCATctacaagaacaacaacaacaacctcaCCTCTTGCTCCCTGAAACCAACGCTACCCCTCAGAAATCTGTAATCACTTCAAGTgattcttcttctgcttcttcatGCAACCACACCACCACCGCCATTAACTCCATGTCCAAGACCAAT AAAAAGCGAAATTGGCCGGGGCTACAACCCATTGTGAAGGTGCCTAATAGTAACAATAAGAAGAACAAAACAGAGAATCCTCCGAGTTCAACTTCAAGCGGTCATGCAAAG AAGAAGGAGAAACTCGGGGAACGAATTGCAGCATTACAACAGCTAGTTTCTCCCTTTGGGAAG ACAGATACAGCTTCGGTGCTTCACGAGGCAATGGGCTACATAAGATTTCTCCATGACCAAGTTCAAGTGCTATGCTCCCCTTACTTGCAGCGcttgccttcttcttcttcttctccttcttcatttcaACATCAATGT GGGGAGGAGGAGGGAGTGAAAGAAGACAAGAGGGACTTGAAGAGCATGGGACTCTGCCTCATCCCCCTCCAATCCACCCTACACGTGTCAAGTACCAACGGTGCTGATTTCTGGTCACCTGCTGGTGCAGCCAACAATGTTACACCTTATGCCAAATAG
- the LOC107467172 gene encoding transcription factor bHLH113 isoform X1: MEAKVDFEVDNLTTATGSSSFSQLLFGDDDDHHQHALGFAATVDHLPLFSIDKPPKMLSFGDFHHLQEQQQQPHLLLPETNATPQKSVITSSDSSSASSCNHTTTAINSMSKTNSLQKKRNWPGLQPIVKVPNSNNKKNKTENPPSSTSSGHAKKKEKLGERIAALQQLVSPFGKTDTASVLHEAMGYIRFLHDQVQVLCSPYLQRLPSSSSSPSSFQHQCGEEEGVKEDKRDLKSMGLCLIPLQSTLHVSSTNGADFWSPAGAANNVTPYAK; encoded by the exons ATGGAGGCCAAGGTTGATTTTGAGGTGGACAATTTGACCACAGCTACAGGGAGCAGTAGTTTCTCTCAACTACTCTTCGGAGATGACGATGATCATCATCAACATGCATTGGGTTTTGCTGCCACTGTGGACCATCTCCCTCTTTTCTCCATTGACAAGCCACCCAAAATGCTCTCTTTTGGAGACTTTCACCATctacaagaacaacaacaacaacctcaCCTCTTGCTCCCTGAAACCAACGCTACCCCTCAGAAATCTGTAATCACTTCAAGTgattcttcttctgcttcttcatGCAACCACACCACCACCGCCATTAACTCCATGTCCAAGACCAAT AGCTTGCAGAAAAAGCGAAATTGGCCGGGGCTACAACCCATTGTGAAGGTGCCTAATAGTAACAATAAGAAGAACAAAACAGAGAATCCTCCGAGTTCAACTTCAAGCGGTCATGCAAAG AAGAAGGAGAAACTCGGGGAACGAATTGCAGCATTACAACAGCTAGTTTCTCCCTTTGGGAAG ACAGATACAGCTTCGGTGCTTCACGAGGCAATGGGCTACATAAGATTTCTCCATGACCAAGTTCAAGTGCTATGCTCCCCTTACTTGCAGCGcttgccttcttcttcttcttctccttcttcatttcaACATCAATGT GGGGAGGAGGAGGGAGTGAAAGAAGACAAGAGGGACTTGAAGAGCATGGGACTCTGCCTCATCCCCCTCCAATCCACCCTACACGTGTCAAGTACCAACGGTGCTGATTTCTGGTCACCTGCTGGTGCAGCCAACAATGTTACACCTTATGCCAAATAG